cccacacacaccacacccacacaccacacccacactTTTCACATCTACCTCTACTCTCGCTGTCACTCCTTACCCGGCTTTCTGAccgaaattaaaaaaaaaaaaatgaaaatgaaaccCTGTTCTTTAGCCCTACAACACTTCTACATAGCCCTAAATAGCCCTAAATAGCCCTCATGTACGTCTCCTCCAAGCCCTGTTGTCTCTTACCCGGATGTTCAACCAAAAGCTACTTACtacctttattttatgtttactttttatagGTTGTCTTTTTATCCTACTCTTTCCCACTTGTCTCTCGCTACTGCCGTGCAACAAACACTAAATCAAAACAGTGAAATACTACTACATTAAAACGCATATTccctagaaaaaaaaatttcttacaATATACTATACTACACAATACATAATCACTGACTTTCgtaacaacaatttccttcacTCTCCAACTTCTCTGCTCGAATCTCTACatagtaatattatatcaaaTCTACCGTCTGGAACATCATCGCTATCCAGCTCTTTGTGAACCGCTACCATCAGCATGTACAGCGGTACCCTCGTGTTATCTGCAGCGAGAACTTCAACGTTTGCCAAATCAAGCCAATGTGGTAACAACCACACCTCCGAAATCTGCtccaaaagatattccagTTTCTGCcgaaatgttttattgtaGAACAGCCCTATCAGCATCGACAGGAATGCCGTCCAATGCGGCACTTTAGATGGGGTAACTCCCAGCGCAAGCTGATCTCGCAAGTGCATTCCTAGACTTAATTCATATCTGCTCCTCAACTGTCGATGATGCCTGCTAAACTGCAGCTTGACGTACTGCGGACCCTGCAGTCCAGCGCTCGTCATGGAACGCAAACGCTGAAAAACTCCAACTTTCTCGAGCGCTTCCACAAAGACCGTATCGTCTTTTGCCTCCCATTCTTCCTGGCACTTTTTCTCGTcccagttcaaaaagtacTGCAGCACCTCTGTCTTCGATTCACGCAAGTTGCTCCATACTTTATAATACAACTCTTTGATCTGCCTTCCAGACATGCGGAAAACTTGGCTCCCTTGCTTGCCTCTTGTCGAATCCAATACActaattgtttctcttcttctagtaATGGCCAGGTACCAAGCATAATTTCTCTGTATCTGAGAGTAGATCTCTCTCCTTTTTACgctaaaaaatttcaaatacccTACAGGGTCCCCATGATATGGCTCGATGTCTTCCAAgtattctttgtattcctcGTCATTTCGCAGCATTCTCTCCACAGCTAGTGCTTCCCAAGCCATCCTCCGATACGATACTTTCTGGCCAGCCCAACAGACACAGAGCTCGAACATCTTTTGACAGCCCTTGCATAATCCGTATTGTGTGAATACGCCCTCTGGGCAGAAGTATATGTCAATACCatagaggaaaagatgTTTAATTTCGTCAGACCGAAATCCAAGAAACTGTAAGACATTCATATTCTCGGAAGTATTGGGAAATTGTgctttcagtttctttctctctaGCAAAACCATTTGACTCCCTTTCCGCTTATACGGCTCTTTGTTAATGTCGGTGACTGGATGGAATCTATTATCCTCAGCAttgccatctttattggCGTCCTCCTTGGCACTAGcgttggtactttcagtggtagtagcattagtgctggagttggtgctagcagtggtagtagcattagtgctggagttggtactttcagtggtagtagcattagtgttggagttggtactttcagtggtagtcgcactagtcctgacgttgatgctggcagtggtagtcgcactagtcctgacgttgatgctggcagtagtagtagcactagtcctgacgttggtgctggcagtggtagtagcattagtgctggagttggtagtCGCATTGGTACTGGCGTTAGTACTGGCATTAGCACTACCATGAATGCACGTGTCGCTGTCCTCATCACTGCTGCAATACTTTCTGTACCTGTCACTGCTATTGCTCTCCTGGAAGCTAGACGGTAACGCAACGATCGACATGGAAGCTGTCGCCTGATTTTCAGCCAATCTGTCCATTCTTTCTATCAGTTCCACTGTGTCAGCAGACAGGTCTGTCCTGGAGCCACAGCATCCAACATGCTggcccttttttcctttctttgattcaagtCCATAGAACTCGCGTACCTGTTCGGTTATACAGCCTTCCTTAATTGGTGGCAATTCACCCTTACGATTCCTTGCGGCCCAActgttttttctagatAATAGATAACAGAGCCCCCCCCCCCATCTCTTAGTCTCCCTACGCCTTGAATGAgctcaataatattaagtctattatcaagcatgatcaccatcatcaattgCTTAATGTCAATTCCTTCAGTCACTAATTTTGTTCCGATGAGAACTCGCATGCTACCGTCAGTGACAAACTCCTTTGTGCGAGACACCTTTTCTGCAGCACCCAGCTTCCCGTGTATCCATACCACCCTAAAATACTTTCTCCAAGAGCAGGCcaattcttccacttcGTTGGTTGTGCTTGCAACTACAATGGCCTTCGACTCTGGTTCACTTTCAAAGAGGGCTAAAAGAAGCTTCAGTGCTTCTTCGGGCTGTGATTCCACTTTCTTCCGAATTTTATGAACATGCCCTAAAGGCACCTTGGATTTCTCCTTGATTAGATTAAACATCCGTGTTGGATAGCTGGATAGACCTCTGCTGAGATCTTCCGACCGTTTGAGCTCGTTGATGTCCATCGACTTCTTGGCCAGTCCCGTAAGCCCAATACGCTGCAACGCAGCATCAGCAACAGCCTCAGGGGCTGTGCCGCTCAAAAAGATTGCTTTCTCAAAAGCgtcaaaatcaaggttAGTTATGCCCCCAAATTGCGACTGCCGGTAGACCTCCGTTTCAAAGTTGTGCAACTCATCTACAATGAGGTAACCCAATTTTACGTTGTTGGTCCTAAAGGTGCACTCAACAATATTCTCCCACGCAGCTATCCTGTCTGTGAAATTAGTGCTAGCAAGATCATCGTAGATCCCCACGTATAAATCAGTAACGCCATCGcaaccttcttcaataaagtttcttacAGGGGCCACATTCAAGCAACCGCATCGGCCCAACCTGATCATGCAATTAGCAAGCAACACTGTGTACGGTACAAACAGAAACGACACATATTCCACGTCGCCCTTAGACGCCAGTGCTATCAAGGGGAGATGAAATAACTCCGTCTTACCATAGCCCGGTGGGGCCTGTACTGCCACAGAGGGTGTGTCTGCCATGTATATTTCATGACATAAGCGCAACTGATGCAAGTCCCTGAATTCAAAGGAGCTGCCAAAGAGTTTCTGGCCTGCGACGAGGATATCGTTTGTACTCTTGGGCTCTCGGGGCCTTTTTCGCGTtactcttgaaattttttgatcatgATCTGAACTCGCCGCCTCACCTGCCACTACGTCTTCCGCATTCCGAGTACTAGAGAATGAACAATGGTAGTCGCTTTCAAGGCCTAACCATTGAATCCAGCGCTCGGAAGTGAGTCCGTCAAGCGTCTTTAGTCGAGGCTCCGATGAACCGTTCTTGTTGTATCGTCGACGTATACGTTGCGCTGTAGCTCTGGATAACGGTAAGCGTATCACCGTAAGCTCGTCAATTATTTTTGAGAGCCGCGGTCATTTTGTTAGTATCTCTTCTCAACTTGGGCAGCACACATGCAAAACATCACCCAATCGgtcctttttgttcatcataTCGTTACATATCTGTGAAAAGTACTTTATCTCAGTGGGTTTACGTGGGCATAGATCACGCTTCAGCCGCTCTGTGTcgactttcttttcgccaGGTAAACTTGCTTGGTatgcagaaaaaatcgatAGCTCATCTACGTGTAGTAACAAAAACATGTGGGGTGCCAAATTGTACCCATATTTCCTTATGGTGCTTTTCTGAAGACTCCTTACAATAGGTGCGCCAGAAACAAAGTCAGTGAAAGTACGCATCGTAGAGCTGTCGTTCGGCCTGGCACTCGCTATTTCGTGACAACGTTCCAGGACACGGAAACTCAACTCATTATAGTATCCTCTGTTGaggtaaaaaagagaaagggtATCGTAATCctttctattgaatttcaaagtatgCACTTGAAACAACGTGTAGACCATCaagttgattttcttgggaaTAAGATACTTTGAAGGGATTGGTCCGCCCTGGAAATCTGGttcgtcttcaacaaaCGTCAGGAACTTTTGTACATTTTTCCCGACCATGACGGAAAcgacaattttttcaaaagacctTTTCCTATCCATTGCACCAGTTCTGAATTTTACCACTTTGATTAGGCCAGACTTTTCGTCTTCGTAGAATGACCGCACTTCCGTGGGGATCgattcaaataaagttattgagGGACAATGTACCAAgtcgtttttgttatttagaGCCGACTCAAACTCGTCaaagtttgctttttcaaacttacgCCTATCggaaactttcattttatttttgtaagttTCGAAATTAACAATAGTATGTTGATTGTTATGctttttgacaagaaatccatcaatataaacaaaagattgtCCAGTTTCCGtcttatcatcatctaagAATGTAATAATTAAGCTACTCTATtgagaagaagcagaatcTGCGCTATGCAGGTGCAAATCTCCAGCagcagcaaagaaaattcagttAATAAGAAATCTCACTAAGATAAGCGACTGTCTGTCCCAACATAGAAAACAGAAGGATGTCTCATTCATCGCTTGATTTCCGGcctgcaaaaataaagcagTCGGTACGTGctttcgttttcaatttccatgGTGCACAGTATCTTAACCGTCTGCTTAGTCGAGGAGAACCAGGATTCTGTTCGTTGCTCAGCCGCTTCGTGGATAAATTTTATTACCCCGCTGAGGTAGAGGAGCCCTTTTTGGCGTACCAAGTCACTTCCTAATGCTCCATGTCCCACCCACCATGTTGAAACGTTGACAAATGATCGTAAATAATACACACGTACTTacccacacacaccacaTGCCACACTCACTTGCACTTGTATACTGGTACGGCATACGCACACGGATGCTACAGTATATACCACTCTCAACTTACCCTACTTTCACATTCTACTCCACTCCATGACCCATCTCTCACTAAATCAGTACTAAATGCACCCACATCATTATGCACGGCACTTGCCTCAGCGGTCTATACCCTGTGCCATTTACCCATAACGCCCACGATTATCCacattttaatatctatatctCATTCGGCGGCcccaaatattgtataaCTGCTCTTAATACATACGTTATACCTCTTTTTCACCGTATACTAACCACTCAATTTATATACACTTATGCcaatattacaaaaaaatcaccactaaaatcacctaaacataaaaatattctatcCTTCAACCATAGTACATAAACACACTCAATTGCGTATCAATACCACCATGACGTCATTAACTTAAATGTTCCTTAATACCGTCATACCACTATGCTCTATTCCATATATTGTAATATAACTGTACTCTATAGTCATACAGACGCTTTTACTTCACCCTATCTTCTCATACTATTGTCATAGAATCTCACACTGACGCATGATTAAAACGAATAATTTTTACTATAAGGCCTCCCATCCGTGCTCT
This genomic interval from Saccharomyces cerevisiae S288C chromosome VIII, complete sequence contains the following:
- a CDS encoding uncharacterized protein (hypothetical protein; potential Cdc28p substrate), with product MADTPSVAVQAPPGYGKTELFHLPLIALASKGDVEYVSFLFVPYTVLLANCMIRLGRCGCLNVAPVRNFIEEGCDGVTDLYVGIYDDLASTNFTDRIAAWENIVECTFRTNNVKLGYLIVDELHNFETEVYRQSQFGGITNLDFDAFEKAIFLSGTAPEAVADAALQRIGLTGLAKKSMDINELKRSEDLSRGLSSYPTRMFNLIKEKSKVPLGTNATTTASTNVRTSATTTASINVRTSATTTASINVRTSATTTESTNSNTNATTTESTNSSTNATTTASTNSSTNATTTESTNASAKEDANKDGNAEDNRFHPVTDINKEPYKRKGSQMVLLERKKLKAQFPNTSENMNVLQFLGFRSDEIKHLFLYGIDIYFCPEGVFTQYGLCKGCQKMFELCVCWAGQKVSYRRMAWEALAVERMLRNDEEYKEYLEDIEPYHGDPVGYLKFFSVKRREIYSQIQRNYAWYLAITRRRETISVLDSTRGKQGSQVFRMSGRQIKELYYKVWSNLRESKTEVLQYFLNWDEKKCQEEWEAKDDTVFVEALEKVGVFQRLRSMTSAGLQGPQYVKLQFSRHHRQLRSRYELSLGMHLRDQLALGVTPSKVPHWTAFLSMLIGLFYNKTFRQKLEYLLEQISEVWLLPHWLDLANVEVLAADNTRVPLYMLMVAVHKELDSDDVPDGRFDIILLCRDSSREVGE
- a CDS encoding uncharacterized protein (hypothetical protein) produces the protein MKVSDRRKFEKANFDEFESALNNKNDLVHCPSITLFESIPTEVRSFYEDEKSGLIKVVKFRTGAMDRKRSFEKIVVSVMVGKNVQKFLTFVEDEPDFQGGPIPSKYLIPKKINLMVYTLFQVHTLKFNRKDYDTLSLFYLNRGYYNELSFRVLERCHEIASARPNDSSTMRTFTDFVSGAPIVRSLQKSTIRKYGYNLAPHMFLLLHVDELSIFSAYQASLPGEKKVDTERLKRDLCPRKPTEIKYFSQICNDMMNKKDRLGDVLHVCCPS